A window of the Haloarcula litorea genome harbors these coding sequences:
- a CDS encoding AbrB/MazE/SpoVT family DNA-binding domain-containing protein — MTDGDDATMWPPMFKGMQEMSENAVEQQQQMLRQLFANGSTPGFDMNQLGAMSQMATFKTRVQSGGRISIPDAEREALGIEEGDIVQTVVLPVSKHNNE, encoded by the coding sequence ATGACCGACGGAGACGACGCGACGATGTGGCCCCCGATGTTCAAGGGGATGCAGGAGATGAGCGAGAACGCGGTGGAGCAACAACAGCAGATGCTCCGACAGCTGTTCGCGAACGGTAGCACGCCGGGCTTCGATATGAATCAGCTCGGTGCGATGAGTCAGATGGCGACGTTCAAGACCCGCGTCCAGAGCGGGGGTCGGATCTCCATCCCCGACGCGGAGCGCGAGGCGCTCGGCATCGAGGAAGGGGACATCGTCCAGACAGTCGTCCTCCCGGTCAGCAAACACAACAACGAGTGA
- a CDS encoding MaoC family dehydratase — protein sequence MFNSVVAANRAAFAAFGVPQEGDDVAPPAERIEADEDLPEWHVSISEDHAEQLGVGDKVEFSKTISDDDVRQFAAASGDTNPLHLDDEFAAETRFRGRIAHGTLVSGLISAALARLPGLTIYLSQDLEFHNPVRIGDRLTAECEIVEDLGDSQYRLTTRVRDREDVVIDGEAVVLIDDLPN from the coding sequence ATGTTCAACAGCGTCGTCGCCGCCAACCGGGCCGCGTTCGCCGCCTTCGGCGTCCCGCAGGAGGGCGACGACGTCGCACCGCCGGCCGAGCGCATCGAGGCCGACGAGGACCTCCCCGAGTGGCACGTCTCGATCTCCGAGGACCACGCCGAGCAGCTCGGCGTCGGCGACAAGGTAGAGTTCAGCAAGACCATCTCCGACGACGACGTCCGGCAGTTCGCGGCCGCGAGCGGGGACACGAACCCGCTCCACCTTGACGACGAGTTCGCGGCCGAGACGCGGTTCCGGGGGCGTATCGCCCACGGGACCCTCGTCTCCGGACTCATCAGCGCCGCGCTCGCGCGACTCCCGGGACTGACCATCTATCTCTCCCAGGACCTGGAGTTCCACAACCCCGTCCGCATCGGCGACCGGCTCACCGCCGAGTGCGAGATCGTCGAAGACCTGGGTGACAGCCAGTACCGACTCACAACGCGCGTCCGCGACCGGGAGGACGTCGTCATCGACGGCGAGGCCGTCGTCCTCATCGACGACCTGCCGAACTAA
- a CDS encoding TIGR00725 family protein, whose protein sequence is MRVSVIGGSTVTDEQYRQAREVGRRLGERNHEVVCGGLTGVMEAVCEGASAADGHTIGILPGERRAAANDHVDTAIATGLGSARNVLVVLNGAAVVAVDGAAGTLSELGHALDQGRPVAGLDTHRVERLDGIEHVDTPAAAVDYVESAV, encoded by the coding sequence ATGCGCGTCTCGGTCATCGGCGGGTCGACGGTCACGGACGAACAGTACCGGCAGGCACGCGAGGTGGGTCGACGCCTCGGCGAGCGGAACCACGAGGTCGTCTGTGGCGGCCTGACCGGCGTGATGGAGGCCGTCTGCGAGGGCGCGAGCGCCGCCGACGGGCACACCATCGGCATCCTCCCGGGCGAGCGGCGGGCGGCCGCCAACGACCACGTCGACACCGCCATCGCCACCGGACTCGGGAGCGCGCGCAACGTCCTGGTCGTGCTGAACGGCGCGGCCGTCGTCGCCGTCGACGGCGCGGCCGGGACCCTCTCGGAGCTGGGCCACGCGCTGGACCAGGGCCGGCCGGTCGCCGGGCTGGACACCCACCGGGTCGAGCGGCTGGACGGCATCGAACACGTCGACACCCCCGCGGCGGCCGTCGACTACGTCGAGTCGGCGGTGTAG
- a CDS encoding poly(R)-hydroxyalkanoic acid synthase subunit PhaE yields the protein MSDTNQMQDEWAEMVEQMNDAVADSMEQNMKAQAAFVESWADAVEDTIPQEDELSEGFQGYNKAYEEWLDAAEQMVERSAEAAQGEDVDPAEFRDIWLQSANEAFKHVMGTSAFAAANGQLVESMMEMQQEADDLSQDAIAQMGFPTRDDIDEVAERLVEVERRQHAVEQKLDRVLEHLEE from the coding sequence ATGAGCGATACGAACCAGATGCAGGACGAATGGGCGGAGATGGTCGAGCAGATGAACGACGCGGTCGCGGACTCGATGGAGCAGAACATGAAGGCCCAAGCCGCCTTCGTCGAGTCGTGGGCCGACGCGGTCGAGGACACCATCCCCCAGGAGGACGAGCTCTCCGAGGGGTTCCAGGGGTACAACAAGGCCTACGAGGAGTGGCTCGACGCGGCCGAACAGATGGTCGAGCGGTCCGCCGAGGCGGCACAGGGCGAGGACGTCGATCCCGCGGAGTTCCGCGACATCTGGCTCCAGTCGGCCAACGAGGCGTTCAAGCACGTGATGGGCACGTCGGCCTTCGCGGCCGCGAACGGCCAGCTCGTCGAGTCGATGATGGAGATGCAACAGGAGGCCGACGACCTCAGCCAGGACGCCATCGCCCAGATGGGCTTCCCGACCCGCGACGACATAGACGAGGTCGCCGAACGCCTCGTCGAGGTCGAGCGCCGCCAGCACGCCGTCGAACAGAAGCTCGATCGGGTCCTCGAGCACCTCGAGGAGTAA
- the phaC gene encoding poly(3-hydroxyalkanoate) polymerase subunit PhaC, with product MSSNPFNPFKAAVDWQTKTLEAMSEAADTSQVADERLELMESVEVGQTPSEVVYEENKLELLHYDAEAAGIEVDEEDKESVPILIVYALINRPYILDLQEERSVVRRLLEAGHDVYLIDWNEPSRLDQHLTLDDYVNRYMDNCVDVVRERSGQDAVNILGYCMGGTMSVMYSALHREKVNTLGLMAAGLCFDQTGGVLEEWGSDEYYDPQDVVDTFGNVPAEMLDIGFALMDPVDNYVSKYIRLFENLENEAFVENFGRMEKWLGDGIDVAGDTYVQFLEDVYQDNKLYNNELELDGKHVDLENLDMPVLQLMGKYDHLIPPAASKPFTDVIPSEDTETIEFSTGHIGLSVSSSTHEELWPEVAEWYSERSGEEVDIEVESPGEGDVEETAEEAVEDVADDVDATDEAAAVEETGTEEAADVETVDGIGPTYADRLRGAGIETVAELEARDAAEIAEIAETSESRAQDWLDQL from the coding sequence ATGTCCAGTAACCCGTTCAACCCGTTCAAGGCCGCCGTCGACTGGCAGACCAAGACGCTGGAGGCGATGAGCGAGGCCGCCGACACCAGCCAGGTCGCCGACGAGCGCCTCGAACTGATGGAGTCCGTCGAGGTCGGTCAGACGCCCTCGGAGGTCGTCTACGAGGAGAACAAGCTCGAGCTCCTCCACTACGACGCCGAGGCCGCCGGCATCGAGGTCGACGAAGAGGACAAGGAGTCGGTCCCCATCCTCATCGTCTACGCGCTCATCAACCGCCCGTACATCCTGGACCTCCAGGAGGAGCGGTCGGTCGTCCGCCGGCTGCTGGAGGCGGGCCACGACGTCTACCTCATCGACTGGAACGAGCCCTCGCGGCTCGACCAGCACCTGACGCTCGACGACTACGTCAACCGCTATATGGACAACTGCGTCGACGTGGTCCGGGAACGATCCGGTCAGGACGCCGTCAACATCCTCGGCTACTGTATGGGCGGGACGATGTCGGTGATGTACTCGGCGCTCCACCGCGAGAAGGTCAACACGCTCGGCCTGATGGCCGCCGGCCTCTGTTTCGACCAGACCGGCGGCGTCTTAGAGGAGTGGGGCTCCGACGAGTACTACGACCCCCAGGACGTCGTCGACACCTTCGGCAACGTCCCCGCGGAGATGCTCGACATCGGCTTCGCGCTGATGGACCCCGTCGACAACTACGTCTCGAAGTACATCCGGCTGTTCGAGAACTTAGAGAACGAGGCGTTCGTCGAGAACTTCGGCCGGATGGAGAAGTGGCTCGGCGACGGGATCGACGTCGCCGGCGACACCTACGTCCAGTTCCTCGAGGACGTCTACCAGGACAACAAGCTCTACAACAACGAGCTGGAGCTGGACGGGAAACACGTCGACCTGGAGAACCTCGACATGCCGGTCCTCCAGTTGATGGGCAAGTACGACCACCTCATCCCGCCGGCGGCCTCGAAGCCGTTCACCGACGTCATCCCGAGCGAGGACACGGAGACCATCGAGTTCTCGACGGGCCACATCGGTCTGTCGGTGTCCTCCTCGACCCACGAGGAGCTCTGGCCCGAGGTCGCGGAGTGGTACAGCGAGCGCAGCGGCGAGGAGGTCGACATCGAGGTCGAGTCCCCCGGCGAAGGCGACGTCGAGGAGACCGCCGAGGAAGCGGTCGAGGACGTCGCCGACGACGTCGACGCCACCGACGAGGCCGCCGCCGTCGAGGAGACCGGCACCGAGGAGGCCGCGGACGTCGAGACGGTCGACGGCATCGGCCCGACCTACGCCGACCGCCTGCGCGGGGCCGGTATCGAGACGGTCGCCGAGCTCGAGGCCCGCGACGCCGCCGAGATCGCCGAGATCGCCGAGACCAGCGAGTCCCGCGCACAGGACTGGCTCGACCAGCTGTAA